The nucleotide window CGCCGAACTCCTCTCGTTCGTCGAGGACGTTTCCGAGTGAGATTTCGACAGTCTTCTAGCTCCTCTCGACTCACCACTCGTCGCCGAGTTTCCTGCGCGCGACCAGATACCCCGCGTGGGTTCGCCAGCATCGCCCGCTTTCTGAGTGTTCGACTCGATAGCGAGAACCACAGTCTCCGCACCGTCGCTTTGCCGGGTTTTTCACCGCCTTCGATGCGCGATACCGGCGTGCATCCCAGTCACAGGACGAACACCGCAATCGGAGTCGAGCCTCCGAAAACGTCCGGCAGTGTCGCGGTGCGTCCAACTCTTTCGCTTTTTCTGCAAATCGCGTTCCATGCCCCGATTCGCCGAACTGCTGGAACTCCCACGCATGTACCAGTTCGTGCCGAATCGTCCCGGTGAACTCCTCCCACCCGAAGGCGCGGTAGGCGCTCCATGTCAGTCGAATCGTGATGGCTTCGGTTTGGCGGTCGTAGATGCAGACGCCTGCACGACGCACCGCGCGCTCCGAACACTCCCAGTCGATGTTTGACAGTTCGACCTCGATTGGAACCGTCTCCGCGTAGCTCTCTGCGCCCGAGAGCAGTTCGTCGCGCGTCGTCGGTTCCATTCGTCATGGCGTTCTCACCTGTGGAATATAACTGTCTCTCTTGAACTCCCCACCGTCACGCTCCGATTCGACTCGCGTTTTTCTCCCCTGCCAGCGAACTCCCCGTATGACAGACATAGGGGAGCAACCGACGCAATCGTTCTGGGGACGCCGCTCCAACCCGAAAAGCGACTGGACGCGGGTGCTGTCCTTTCCTGTCTTGCTGATTTCGCTGTATCGCCACGACTGGAAACTACTGGGTCTAACGGTGCTGTTCGTCGTCGTCAACCCTGTTCTGTTTCCGAAACCCGATCCCGAGGAAGTCGGAGATAGCTGGATGTACAAGGGTGTTCTCGGCGAACAGTTTTGGCTCGTCCACGGGGATAAATCGGGCTATCCGGACGTGCTGAACAGGCTCAACGTTCCGATTTTCCTGTATGGGTTGTATTCTGCGTATCGGCAAAACCCACGAAGAACGGCGATTTGTACCGCCCTCTCCGCTGGACTCAAATTCTGGTTCGTCAGCGAGATGGTGCGATACTACGAGGCAAATCAGGCGGCAGAAGCCGCCTGATTCGCACTTATTACGATTGATTCGCTTTTATCACTCAATCCAGTCGCTCCATCTCGTCAGACGAGAGGTCGATGGAAGCAGATTTGACGTTCGAGTGAAGGTGGTCAACGCTCGACGTGCCGGGAATCGGGAGCGTGACGGGCGAATGGTGAAGCAACCACGCGAGCGCGATTTGCCGCTGTGAGGCGTCGTGGTCGTTCGCAATCTCGCGCAGCGCGTCGGCTTCGTCGCCCAAGTCACCAGCACCGAGCGGGTACCACGGGATGAACCCGATTCCGGCGTCCTCGCAGGTCGAGAGGACTTCCTCGTGTTCCCGGTTGGCCACGTTGTACTGGTTCTGCACCGTCGCAACCTCGACGATGTCGCGAGCCGTTTCGAGTTGGTCTACGTCCACGTTGCTTAGCCCGACGTGGTCGATTTTCCCCTCGTCTTTGAGTTCCGCGAGGGCGTGTACCGAATCCGAAAACTCCACGTCCGGGTCAGGGCGGTGGAGTTGATACAGGTCGATGCTGTCGGTTCCGAGACGGTCGAGACTTCCCAAAATCGCGTTTCTGAGGTAGTCCGGGTCGCCGTTCGGAAGCCAATCTCCTTCGTCGTTCCGCAGGAGGCCGCCTTTCGTCGCAACGACCAGAGTATCGGGGTACGGATGGAGAGCGTCCCCGATGAGTCGCTCGCTGACACACGGGCCGTAGGAGTCCGCCGTGTCGATGAAATTCACGCCGAGGGAAATCGCCTCGTGGAGGACGCGACGTGCTTCCTCTTCGTTGTCGGGCCTACCGATGATGTTCTCGCCAGTGAGTCGCATCGCGCCGTAGCCCAGTCGGTGGACGGTCAGCTCGCCACCGATGTCGAACGTGTCGCTTTCGTTTTCGAGTACCATGCAGAGACGTTGTGAGACAGCGGGTAACCTCTTTTGGCAAACTGGGTTGGACAGGATTGATTTCTCGCCGAGAGGGCAGTACTTATAAATCGCTTCCGCTCCTGCCTGTTAGTATGTCACAAGAAGTTGCGGGATTCGACGACGAATCCGGCCTCCCACCTGCCGTTTGGGAGGCGCTTCAGACCGTCAAGGCGGGTATCGTAAGCACCGGCCTGATGTTGTTTATCTTCGCCATTGCCGAAGCGGAAACCGGATTCAAACTTGGCGTTCCCGCTGCTGTTACGGAGTTTGTCGGCATGCCTGGTCAACTGCTTCTCGGATTCGCGGTGTTCGTTTTCGCGGGCGTCGTCGTATGGCCCCTGCTGTTCGCAGCGATAGACGATAATCTTCGGATGATTCCCGCCGGAGAGGATGCCGGAATCCGCGGTATCGTCTTCGCGCTGGTTCTCTGGGGTGCGTTCCTCCTGTTGGGTTCGGCAGGCTTGCAACTCGCAGGGCCGTTTTTCGTCCTCTATCTGGTTTTTACTCTGCTCGCCCATCTCGCGTATGGCTACTCTCTTGGAATTTTGTACGCGCGATTTACGCATCAGCCGACGACGCACTGACCAGCACGTTTCAGTTGTCGAAATTCGTTTTCCGATGGTATCTACACGAAAAGTCATGCTGGTTCGATGACTTACTCTTTTTATACTACGGTACTATGTCCACGGTAGCCCCTGAGGAACAATCTGGAAGACGTCGTTCGTCGCCAGCGAGAAGACCGCGCAGATGCCGCCTTCCTCACCGAAGAGGTGTCGTACGAGGATGCGAGTCGGTTCGGAGTCTGTGATACCAACAGCTACGGTGAGATTACTGATGTCG belongs to Haladaptatus cibarius D43 and includes:
- a CDS encoding SprT-like domain-containing protein, whose protein sequence is MEPTTRDELLSGAESYAETVPIEVELSNIDWECSERAVRRAGVCIYDRQTEAITIRLTWSAYRAFGWEEFTGTIRHELVHAWEFQQFGESGHGTRFAEKAKELDAPRHCRTFSEARLRLRCSSCDWDARRYRASKAVKNPAKRRCGDCGSRYRVEHSESGRCWRTHAGYLVARRKLGDEW
- a CDS encoding DUF6653 family protein, producing MTDIGEQPTQSFWGRRSNPKSDWTRVLSFPVLLISLYRHDWKLLGLTVLFVVVNPVLFPKPDPEEVGDSWMYKGVLGEQFWLVHGDKSGYPDVLNRLNVPIFLYGLYSAYRQNPRRTAICTALSAGLKFWFVSEMVRYYEANQAAEAA
- a CDS encoding aldo/keto reductase encodes the protein MVLENESDTFDIGGELTVHRLGYGAMRLTGENIIGRPDNEEEARRVLHEAISLGVNFIDTADSYGPCVSERLIGDALHPYPDTLVVATKGGLLRNDEGDWLPNGDPDYLRNAILGSLDRLGTDSIDLYQLHRPDPDVEFSDSVHALAELKDEGKIDHVGLSNVDVDQLETARDIVEVATVQNQYNVANREHEEVLSTCEDAGIGFIPWYPLGAGDLGDEADALREIANDHDASQRQIALAWLLHHSPVTLPIPGTSSVDHLHSNVKSASIDLSSDEMERLD
- a CDS encoding DUF6789 family protein translates to MSQEVAGFDDESGLPPAVWEALQTVKAGIVSTGLMLFIFAIAEAETGFKLGVPAAVTEFVGMPGQLLLGFAVFVFAGVVVWPLLFAAIDDNLRMIPAGEDAGIRGIVFALVLWGAFLLLGSAGLQLAGPFFVLYLVFTLLAHLAYGYSLGILYARFTHQPTTH